The Glycine soja cultivar W05 chromosome 8, ASM419377v2, whole genome shotgun sequence genome has a window encoding:
- the LOC114424375 gene encoding protein NRT1/ PTR FAMILY 7.1-like, whose translation MLQMEPGIENSVNSVNIEAIEVTGGNGHYTEQSGTSHEKIKGGWKTANILLANQALATLAFFGVGVNLVLFLTRVLHQESAEAANNVSKWTGTVYIFSLIGAFLSDSYWGRYLTCTIFQLIFVVGLGMLSFTSWRFLIKPAGCGNEETTCLEPSSLGVGIFYLSIYLVAFGYGGHQPTLATFGADQFDEKNEKHRDARETFFCYFYFALNVGSLFSNTVLVYYENSGMWTRGFLVSLASAVIALVSYLAGYQKYKYVKAHGNPVIRVVQVFVATARKWKVGSAKEDQLYEVDGPESAIKGSRKILHSNDFRFMDKAATITEKDAVHLKNHWRLCTVTQVEEAKCVLRMLPVWLCTIIYSVVFTQMASLFVEQGNVMNNEIGKFHLPAASMSVFDICSVLLCTGIYRQILVPLAGRLSGNPRGLTELQRMGVGLVIGMLAMLAAGVTEFERLKHVTPREKASSLSIFWQIPQYVLVGASEVFMYVGQLEFFNGQAPDGIKSFGSSLCMASMSLGNYVSSMLVYMVMRITARGENPGWIPNNLNVGHMDRFFFLVAVLNALDFVLYLLCARWYKSINLGDGDMESQEDKEMIGKV comes from the exons ATGTTGCAGATGGAACCAGGAATTGAAAATTCTGTCAACTCCGTAAATATTGAAGCAATCGAG gtgacaGGAGGAAATGGGCACTACACAGAGCAGTCAGGCACAAGCCATGAGAAGATTAAAGGAGGTTGGAAAACTGCAAATATCTTGCTAG CGAATCAAGCACTGGCTACACTAGCTTTCTTTGGAGTTGGAGTGAACTTGGTTCTGTTTCTGACCCGAGTCCTTCACCAAGAAAGTGCTGAGGCTGCTAACAACGTGAGCAAGTGGACCGGAACCGTTTACATATTCTCACTCATAGGAGCCTTCCTCAGTGATTCTTACTGGGGACGATATTTAACATGCACAATCTTTCAGCTCATTTTTGTTGTG GGCTTGGGGATGTTGTCTTTCACGTCTTGGCGATTTTTGATCAAACCGGCTGGTTGTGGAAATGAAGAAACTACATGCTTGGAACCATCATCATTGGGTGTTGGCATTTTCTACTTGTCCATATATCTAGTGGCATTTGGATATGGAGGGCACCAACCCACCTTAGCAACCTTTGGTGCAGATCAATTTGATGagaagaatgaaaaacataGGGATGCCAGAGAAACCTTCTTCTGTTACTTTTACTTTGCTCTCAATGTTGGGTCTCTGTTCTCCAACACTGTATTAGTATACTACGAGAATTCAGGAATGTGGACAAGGGGGTTCTTGGTGTCCTTGGCCTCAGCTGTTATTGCCTTAGTTTCATACTTAGCAGgatatcaaaaatataaatatgtaaagGCACATGGGAATCCGGTGATAAGGGTAGTTCAGGTGTTTGTGGCTACTGCTAGAAAGTGGAAGGTTGGTTCAGCCAAGGAAGACCAACTTTATGAGGTTGATGGTCCAGAATCAGCCATAAAAGGGAGTAGAAAGATTCTGCACAGCAATGATTTTAG ATTCATGGACAAGGCAGCAACGATAACGGAGAAAGATGCAGTTCATCTCAAGAATCACTGGCGGCTATGTACTGTGACTCAAGTTGAGGAAGCCAAATGCGTACTGAGAATGCTACCAGTTTGGTTATGTACTATTATTTATTCGGTTGTGTTTACGCAAATGGCTTCTCTTTTTGTCGAGCAAGGGAATGTGATGAACAACGAGATAGGAAAATTTCACTTGCCAGCAGCCAGCATGTCAGTGTTTGATATCTGCAGTGTCCTTTTATGCACTGGAATTTATCGCCAAATCCTTGTTCCTCTGGCAGGAAGATTAAGTGGCAATCCTAGGGGACTAACTGAGCTTCAAAGAATGGGAGTTGGTCTAGTTATTGGAATGTTAGCAATGCTTGCAGCTGGTGTCACAGAGTTTGAAAGGCTCAAACACGTTACACCCAGGGAAAAGGCTAGTTCTTTGAGTATATTTTGGCAAATCCCGCAGTATGTTCTAGTTGGTGCTTCAGAAGTTTTCATGTATGTGGGTCAATTGGAGTTCTTTAATGGGCAAGCCCCAGATGGCATAAAAAGCTTTGGGAGCTCACTTTGCATGGCTTCAATGTCTCTTGGAAACTATGTGAGTAGCATGCTGGTTTACATGGTGATGCGAATCACTGCAAGAGGCGAGAATCCGGGATGGATTCCCAATAACTTGAATGTGGGGCACATGGATAGGTTTTTCTTCCTCGTTGCAGTGCTAAATGCTCTTGACTTTGTACTCTACTTATTATGTGCTCGCTGGTACAAGAGCATCAACCTTGGAGATGGTGACATGGAAAGCCAAGAGGACAAGGAAATGATTGGTAAAGTTTGA